The nucleotide window TTACAGCCATAGCAACAGGAGACCAAAGTGAAAGGAACAAGAGCTTGGTGAAGAAATGGTGTCAAACTTCAACTTTCAAGGTACTCATTCAATACTGTCATGGAAACAATACTTTCTTGGCAGACTGCTGTAGGTTTCTTCTATAATtgcttttgatttattaaacacGCTTTTATAGGGTTACAGCTCATATTACATGTACAATTGTATTTTCCCtgatatttttgacaaaattgtTCCATCATCTGCTTGCATGAGTCTGCAGTCGTCTTATTTATTGTTGCAGGACAACGGAACATTATGGGGAACACACAACCTCTcggaacaaacacagaaatgtatgCAGCTTTGCCAACTAGAAGTTTATGTTAATCCTCTCACATGCCTTTCTCTATACTTGTATCTTTTACTGACAACATTTAACTTGTCAATCAGCAACTAAGCATGAACATGCACTGCAAAAGAAAACTTAACTCTCCTAACTGTCATTCAACTCCAGCCACCTTGCTTTTTGCACAATTGTATTTCACATTGTATCTTCTCAGGCAGGCATCTGTTCGTGGACTGCACTCTGTCAGACTTGACCATTGGTCTGATCCTCCTGCTTTGCTCCTTGTTGGTCCTGTGCAGCTGCTTGATATTGCTGGTTAAACTGCTAAACTCCCTGCTGAAGGGCCAGGTGGCAACTGCtattaataaaatcattaacaCAGGTAACAAACCCACACATTTTATTGccctaattttaaaaatataggTATTGTTCAATAGACAGATGTACACAATGGTGACCATGCATGATTTTGGAGATCTGATTCTCTCATGCTGTcttattttcagacttttccTACCCTTTTACTTGGCTGGCAGGTTATCTGGCTGTCTTAGTCGGAGCTGGCATGACTTTTTTGGTTCAGAGTAGTTCTGTCTTCACATCTGCCATTACTCCACTCATaggtaacaaacaaaaacaataaaaacctttaagtaATTCTTCAAAATATCACAAGGATTTATATTTGTACAATAAAACATCAACTTCACCATTTCACAAGGGGTTTCTGAAACTGGTAGCAACGCGAGTCAATGAATAAAGAGTTGTATAATTCGTCACTGCTCATCTCAATGTAAAAATCAAATCTCATAGCAGTAATATGAGAAAATGAGTCTCTTGTATTTACCatgatttctatttttttatgtaaaaggcTGCATTATGgttttaaacattcatttgacccacatgcagagaaTCTCGGAAAGCAGAAGAAATCAGAACTTAAGTTTTATTGTACAAATGATAAATGTATGAGTTCTTTGTCATGGGAAACTGTGAAGGGAGACTGGATCACTGCAACGGAAACGGAGATGGtgagtatttgtaaaacttggATGGAAAGGTTTGGTAGATGGACGACTTACAGAGGAAGGAAGAATTGTCGGTCCGCCAGGGAGAGGTGAGTGGAGTTTGAAGGGCTTGGGTCTGAGAGATGATCCTGGAGAGTACGGAGGAGCGATTTGGCCTTGTTGGAGTCCAGAGGAAGCCGATAGACGGTGAGggttggagggcggacaggaACCATAAATCAGACGATTAATGCTGAAAACCCAGAAGGTGACGTGGAATCTGAACAAATGTTTTGGAGAGCACAAGGTAGCAAACAAACTGGTTTGAGTAGAAGAACGGCTGAGATGCTTACTCAGGACATCAAGAAACTTCAGGGAAGGGTGGCTAGAGTACCATAAAGCTTAACATTCAAGCATCGAATGACTGGCAGTCCCCTCCTCTTATCCTGTGGCTTGGTGAATGGTAATGTGACTCAGGTGTGAGCAATCAGTGGAAGACCCGTCCTCTGAATGTGGCTCCATGGCTCCCTCTAGTGGAGAAAGAGAGAACCCAAACCCCAGCTCCCTAACAGGCTGGAAGTTTTCAGAGTTTCTTAAATTTTCCAAATATCATTACATTTCTGTATCATTTGTGTATCAtcaacatacttttttttttcttttacttttacttatcAACAACTTACagacaataattttaaaacaatgctaATTATCATGCTGTTGGTCAACAGGGATTGGTGTGATAAGTATGGAAAGGGCCTACCCTTTAACCCTGGGATCGAACCTTGGAACCACTACTACAGCTCTGTTGGCAGCACTGGCTAGTCCTGGAGACAAACTAGCTGCTGCCACACAGGTGGGCACCCACAGAAATACACTCAAAAAACACCTATGTGACACTTGGAATTTACTGTAAAGATAAAAGAACAACCCTAACTCGTAATTTCtaattaattcttttttttttgcttcacatATACTTTGAAGGATTTGTtcaggatatatatatatatatatatatatataaatgttttttttttttttttcctttctttgttttgtctaaaTTTCATATGGTTTTCCTTTTGTCTCCCTCCATTTTTAAGCATGTTTTCTTCTCTCGTGTATTTCAGGTCGCTTTATGTCACTTTTTCTTCAACCTCCTTGGTATCCTGCTTTGGTATCCCATACCAGCTACCCGTTTACCCATACGCATGGCCCGTGCCCTCGGCAATCTCACTGCCAGGTCTagtttttcattagttttttctGTAGATAAGggatatataaatatttatactcATAATGAATGGAAAGGAATGATAAACAGGTAAAACATACATTTCCCCAGGTACCGCTGGTTTGCTGTCCTGTACCTCCttgtctgtttcctgctgttCCCGTCCCTTGTGTTTGTTCTCTCCATGGCGGGCTGGAAGGTGATGACTGGGATTGGTGTACCAGTCATTATACTGATTATATTTGTAACAACTACAAACATCCTCCAAGTAAGGAGGCCCGATTGTTTGCCACTTACACTACAGAACTGGGACTTTCTTCCTGTTTGGATGACCTCATTGCAACCTATGGATGACCTCATTACCAGGGTGATCCTGTGTTGTGGAAAATCTAGAGGTAAAATTTTCTTTATGTTCCGTACATTGTGATTCTGATTCACTTCTTCCTTTTATCAGATTCTAAACACTTggttattttattgttgaacTGCTTCTAGGTTGGTGTTTTAAGAGAAATGTCCAACTACGAAAACCAATGGAGAGCGTTACTGTAGACCCTGAGAAAAAAGAAGGTGGAAAATGGAATGAGAAAATAGAAGACCAAGAGCCTGATGAACACTGGACAACAAGGAGAAAACTAAGCAGTCCTAGAAGTGGTGATTTACAGTTTATTGAGGGAAACATTACTGTTATCTTAAGAAGCAACATGTCTTTAGGAAACAACATGCGTCAgtccacaaagacacacacagactgtaACAGTGGGTGTGCTCAACTTCATAGCACTCACTTGTAGTGCTGTAGTGGTAACagcatgtttcttttctgtctgaTATATGTGAAACCACATAAATTCAATGTCCGCACGAAAGTAGAGAACTGAGAAGAGAATTTACaagaaagtgcatttttttaactcagtttatGAAGCAGTGCAAAACCCCAGTCTTCatatcaaagaaaaaagttaaaggcTTACAGTACAACAGATGGAAATAAACAATTTTGCTGGTGCACAAGACAACAGGGGGCAAAGTTTCCGCAGAAGGATTCGACcgtaaacaaacatttgcacaaaaatttaaaaaggcagtCACTAAACACTTCATAAGAAATGTTATTTCAAATAAGCCcctttttaaaatgctctttGTACTCTGAAcaattttgttaatgttttaaggTATCCTAAATGAAGTATCAGAAACACGCAGTCTCACATAGAACATGTGATAgcaatgtttgtttgtccagTCCAGTTGTACTGCCATATGAGGCTCAAAGATTATGATAGcattgttttactttgtgttttgtcaagaatgttaattttttccccccaaatcCTTCTCAGAGCAGTGGTAATAGAAGAAAACATACTATAACTTCTGTATGTGATGTCATGATGCCACATCATAATAACGCTTCCTAAAACTGCCATTTTTAGTgctcttttgcattttgtgtgttttgctgcaTATAAGCAAATAAAATtcccatgtaaaaaaaagggaaatgtttAGTAGTTTTCCTTGTTGCAGGTTTGAAGCACAAGTTGCAATGAAAAAGTTGACAGAGCCATATATTTGCAGCAACAACAACTATAGCTGAGGAAGTGAccgaaaaaaaccaaacaaacaaaagagctgtggggtttttttcaaaCTGTCACTTGCAGACAtggtttaattttcttttgccTTTGTTGTTTGTGAGAACATTAAGCGATGCTATTTAAATGTGAAAGTATTCTATATCCTACCCTGCAGACAGACGGTGCTGCTGGCAGTGCTGAAAACCCACATTAACCACTACATGACTCACTTTTTATAGAGCACCAAGAAATGTTGTTGAAATGTTCCAAACAGCAtgctgtctgtgtacaagaagGTCTGCTTGGTTAAAATTTGAACTGAAGAATATGCTGCTATGAAGAACTGCTACTCTGTAATGCAGCCCTCCTGtgatgatagatagatagatagatagatagatagataaatagatagatagatagatagatagatagatagataaatagatagatagatagatagatagatagatagatagatagatagatagatagatagatagatagatagatagatagatagatagatagatagataggaaaataaaaacaaattataaatataaaatatattacaatcaaaacaaattacttagtataaaaatacatgtacttgtcaataaaacagaaataaatgacaagGTAAGCTTTAACAGATAAGCTGACTTACtcagtaattttaaaacaatgaagcccaagagataaacagagaacaaaaaataataaaaattataataaagcACAGGCcttgcgatggacttgcgacctgtccagggtgtcccctgcctctcgcacagtgactgctggggatacgCACCAGCtccccggaatggagaagcgggtaaagaaaatggatggatggatggatggatggatggatggatggatggatggatggataataaaGCACAAGAGCATCTGAGCTGTTAAATGAGAACAAATAACTTTCTCTTCATTTGCCACATATGAAAATATCGTATGTCAGGTCAAAAATCCTTGctttgagaaaataaagagGAAGACATATTTACTAATAAAGTGGCACActggttgttttctttaatatcaTTTGGAAACTTACAGTGTTccacattttcatttgttcacATCAAACTTAAATTGCTCAATTAAAGTACAAGTGGTCTGAAGAATGTCTGAGTCTAACCACCACAGCACTTTCCAATGTGTTGATTTAGTTTTGCTACTATAAATGTTTCTGATAAGTTGctttcagtctttttaaatAGAAAGCTTGGCTTCAAACAAAACGACGAGAAGCCTTTGTTCAGTCTCTTCAGACAAGTGCACAGacaattacagaaataaaaatagatgtgTGCCTCACACAGCACTGAAGCCAATTTTTTGGTGCAAGAGCAGTCAAAAGTAGCCCCTCTAAAGTAGGGTAAGAAATAATAATTCCACTTCTGCATTTCAGTGCTGTGACCTTTAAGATGAGCAACCCAAATGGAAACTCTCCCCACTGAATAAAAGGTGAATGTTTCTGAATGTTGTCCAGGTTTCATTGTTCAGCAAGAATTTAATTTATATGCCTCCAAAAACCTGCATGCTGTTTCGGTTTTTACTCTTAAAATCCATGAATTcttatttcttgttgttgttgggatgggattcttgttttgtctttccaaaataaaaaagaagatatcTAATTCTTCCACAGTGTCTTAGACATTgtgtgatattttttatttttatttaatatttgattGTCTTTATTTAGATACTTCTCCACTTCCCAAAAATTCACAGCAAGTTTGTAACATATGAGTTTCGCTGCGTCCTTTTCTGGCAAGAGAGAGAATCGTCAGCGTAGTTGCTTCCTCCATTCATCTCAGACAGCAAGACGGAACAAAGAAGAACGTACACATCCGTCTGCCTGCAGAAAACTTACAGGTCAGTCTCAAACGGCAAGGTCAACATGACCCCACTGTGAAGAGGGTAAGGACTTTTATCTCAAATCTGTGTAAACTGACCAGAATCACATTACCAAATtattaaactgactgattttACTTCTTAAAGTCAACAAGTTTAATTTGATCattcattctttgttttattagtttattttctttttacggTATcataatttatgtatttacagGAACAATGATAGCTGTCTTCCTGACCTTTGCAGcttttgcagcagcagctctggcaAAGGgtattctttccattttcttttaatattttgaactaGATGATGATTTGAAGAGcaatacaacaaacaaaatcaagttTTATGTCATTATTTGCGTCAAGTAaatgattttaacttttaagtcATGTTTGCCACaattatttacatgaatcattttattcttttaaaaaagctttgttttgtttcttgtaggACTTAATGAATGCAGTTTTGAGGACGCAGCGGAAACTCATCAGTGTCACGGTGTAGAAGGGCAGCAGcttatttttcatctttcaaataaaagaaattctGAGCTTAGGTTGACAAAAGATGAAAATCACCGAATtttaaggagaaataaaaatggtaCAGTAGACAAATATGACATTTGGTTTGAAGACCTCCAAAATGGCACATTCAAACTAGGTAAAGCCATGAAGAAGCATTCTGGAGAATACCTGCTGGAAGAGTACAGTTTCACAGATGGAAAAGTAatgaaaactgttaaaatatgcCTGAACATTCATGGTaggtaaattattatttattttccgaAACAGTAGTTAACTACCATATTATAATTCTATAGTGCAGAATTTTCATCTCAGTATTATGATCTTACTTGTATGAATAGAAGACATCACAATGTGAAAACAGtagcaaagacaacaaaaatgtatgtttgtttaaCTGATTActagattatttttaaattcattataTACTATGCAAAcaacaatgatttttttccacttttaaacTGTATTACACAGTAAATCCaaaattgtaattatttttttttaaacaaacttaaatgtctcaataaaatatgaaaaatattcaGCAATTTTCCATATTTAGATGcgtgacagttttatttataaagttaattaaaaaatatttataatta belongs to Kryptolebias marmoratus isolate JLee-2015 linkage group LG13, ASM164957v2, whole genome shotgun sequence and includes:
- the LOC108238925 gene encoding sodium-dependent phosphate transport protein 2A-like, which encodes MEILSGQRVKKVIFTLFKIPFLFLVLYICVCSLDLLSSAFQLAGGRVAGNIFQENAILSNPVAGLVVGILVTVLVQSSSTSTSIIVSLVSSGLLDVKSAIPIIMGSNIGTSVTNTIVALMQASEREEFKRAFAGATVHDCFNWLSVLVLLPLEAASGLLRRLSQAAVSTLQLRNGEDAPELLKVLTEPLTQLIIQLDQSVITAIATGDQSERNKSLVKKWCQTSTFKKENLTLLTVIQLQPPCFLHNCISHCIFSGRHLFVDCTLSDLTIGLILLLCSLLVLCSCLILLVKLLNSLLKGQVATAINKIINTDFSYPFTWLAGYLAVLVGAGMTFLVQSSSVFTSAITPLIGIGVISMERAYPLTLGSNLGTTTTALLAALASPGDKLAAATQVALCHFFFNLLGILLWYPIPATRLPIRMARALGNLTARYRWFAVLYLLVCFLLFPSLVFVLSMAGWKVMTGIGVPVIILIIFVTTTNILQVRRPDCLPLTLQNWDFLPVWMTSLQPMDDLITRVILCCGKSRGWCFKRNVQLRKPMESVTVDPEKKEGGKWNEKIEDQEPDEHWTTRRKLSSPRSGDLQFIEGNITVILRSNMSLGNNMRQSTKTHTDCNSGCAQLHSTHL